The Prevotella sp. E2-28 genome includes the window ATGCGTCGTAAGGGCTATCTCACCATGCGTGTTGATGGCGAAATCGTAGAAATCCGCCAAGGAATGAAGGTGGACCGCTACAAGAATCACGATATCGAGGTGGTCATCGACAAACTGAAGGTTGAGGGCGAGAGCGAGCGCTTAAAGAAGAGCGTACAAACAGCCATGAAGCAGGGCGAAGGGCTCATCATGATACTCGACAAAGACACAGATCAGCTGAAGCATTTCTCCAAGCGACTGATGTGTCCCACCTCGGGCATTGCCTATAGCGACCCCGCTCCTAACAACTTCTCGTTCAACTCGCCACAGGGTGCTTGTCCGCGCTGTAAGGGTCTGGGCATCATCAACGAAATTGACCTCGAGAAAGTGATCCCCAACAAGAAACAGAACATTTACGAAGGCGGAATCATTCCTTTAGGCAAACACAAGAACCAATTGATTTTCTGGCAGATAGACGCCATACTAAAGAAGTACGAATTCAATATTAAGACGCCAATTGAGGAAATTTCTGACGAGGCGATGAACGAAATTCTGTATGGCTCTTTAGAGGATGTACGCATAGATAAAGAAGTGGTTCATACCTCGAGCGACTACTTCGTGGCTTACGATGGAATCATCAAATATCTGCGCGACACGATGGAGAACGACGACTCTGCTGCAGGTCAGAAATGGTCTGATCAGTTCCTTGCCGAATGCGAGTGTCCTGAATGTCATGGACAACGGCTGAATCGCGAGGCCCTATCCTATCGCATCTGGGATAAGAACATCTCCGAACTGGCCTCAATGGATATTGCAGAGCTGCGCGAATGGCTCGAAGAAGCCGAGAATCATCTGGACAACCAGCAACGTCAGATTGCCACAGAGATACTCAAGGAGATACGCACCCGACTGGACTTCCTCCTCGAGGTCGGTCTGGATTATCTCGCCTTGAATCGTCAGTCGGCCTCGCTCTCTGGTGGCGAGAGCCAGCGCATCCGCCTGGCCACGCAGATTGGCTCGCAACTGGTCAACGTACTATATATCCTCGACGAGCCCTCAATTGGTCTGCACCAGCGCGACAACGAGCGCCTCATCCGTTCACTGAAAGAACTGCGCGATTTGGGTAATACGGTCATCGTGGTTGAGCACGACAAAGACATGATGCTCGCTGCCGACTATATCATCGACATAGGTCCGAAGGCTGGACGAAAAGGTGGCGAGGTCGTCTTTCAGGGCACGCCAAAGGAACTCCTGAAGACCAATACGCTCACGGCACAATATCTAAACGGTTCCGTCAGTCATGACTTGGTCACGACTGACAAGACAGAGCGTCGAAAGGGCAATGGCGAGAGTCTTGTTATCAGAGGCGCCAGCGGCAACAACCTCAAGCATGTCGATGTCCGCTTCCCCTTGGGCTGCCTCATCGTGGTAACAGGCGTCAGTGGCTCAGGCAAATCCACCCTTATCAACGAGACCCTGCAACCCATCCTCAGCCAGCATTTCTATCGCTCGCTCAAGAAGCCCATGCCCTACGATTCCATTGAGGGCATAGAGCATATAGATAAGGTGGTGAACGTTGATCAGTCACCCCTGGGACGCACACCTCGTTCTAATCCAGCCACCTATACGGGCGTCTTCTCCGACATCCGCTCGCTCTTCGTCAACCTGCCCGAAGCCAAGATTCGTGGTTACAAGCCTGGTCGTTTCTCGTTCAACGTGAAGGGCGGACGCTGCGAGACTTGCGGTGGCAATGGCTACAAGACCATTGAGATGAACTTCCTGCCCGATATACAGGTGCCCTGTGAGGAATGCCACGGCAAGCGCTATAACCGTGAGACCCTCGAGGTGCGCTATAAGGGAAAGTCCATTGCCGACGTGCTCGATATGACCATCAATCAGGCCGTAGAGTTCTTCGAGAACGTGCCTGACATCCTGCGCAAGATCAAGACTATTCAGGACGTGGGACTGGGCTACATCAAACTGGGGCAGCCCTCCACCACCCTCTCTGGCGGTGAGAGCCAGCGCGTAAAGCTGGCCACCGAGCTCTCGAAGCGCGACACGGGCAAGACCCTTTACATCCTTGACGAGCCCACCACGGGTCTGCACTTTGAGGACATTCGCATCCTGATGCAAGTCATCCACAAGCTCGTAGATCGCGGCAACACGGTGATTATCATTGAGCACAACCTTGACGTTATCCGCCAGGCCGACCACATCATCGACATGGGCCCTGAGGGCGGACGCAAGGGCGGCGAGGTGCTTAGCGAGGGAACACCCGAGCAAGTGGCCCGCAGTAAGAAGGGCTTCACGCCTAAGTTCTTGAAGGAAGAGCTGCAGAATTCCTAAACAGCCCATTTATACACCATAAGTATAAGAGATAATTTCATAAGTCTAAGAGTTATGAAAATAAGTCTAAGAGTTATGGAAATAAGTCTAAGAGTTACGAAATAAAAAACAAACGTTTTTTGGTTTCACCGTCACCATAAATCATTCATTTACAGTGTAATTTGGTGAAACCCATTTTGAAGGTTCCAAAATTTAGTGAGTTTTGCATCGCACCCCTATGGTTTTCACAACGTAAACCATAGGGGTACGGGTAATTTCTCTATGTTTTTTGGGGGCTTCACCATATCTCCCTGATTAACTGCAATCTACAGTGACGGTGAAACCCATTTTTTTATTTAATTGTTATTGAGAAATCGTTGAAAAATAGTCAAGAAATCAAAGACCTGTCACCATGATTATTGCAAATCCTCCTTCGTAAGGAGTTTGTAGTAATCTCTAAACGTTTTCATACGTGCAATATAAACAGGGACTTCCTCGCCTAATATTGGTGGTTAGAGGTTTCAAAACGGGCTGCACAAGGGCTTGGTGGAGAATTACAGACGGGGAAGAGACCTTCGGAGAACCGAAGGGGACGGGAGCCGCCATTCCTGCCGCTTTTTCTGCTGCCCCTGTTCCAGCTGGGTCTGCCCCCGTTCCCTCTGGTTCTCCAGCGGGTCCTAGCAATCGCCCCCTCCTTTTCGAGAAAGGCTACTGCGACAAGATTCTGCTTCGCCCAGGGCAACTAGAGAACTGGAAGCGCTATCTGGATGATAACCCGCGACGACTGGCCATCAAACGCCAGCATCGGGATTTCTTCGCCATCATGCAAAGCATTAACATTGGAGAGTGGTCGTGCCAAGCGGTTGGCAATCGTTTCCTGCTCAATATCCCTGAAAAGGCCGCAGTCATTGTACATAGAGCCTACAGCGACGCCAAGTTTGCTGAGCTAAAAGCTCAATGGCTTGCACTTGCAGAAAACGGCGGCGTGCTGATAAGTGCTGCCATTGCTACAAGAGAAAAAGAGGTGATGCGCGAAGCTATGGACCGCGGCTACCGGCTAATATGCCTTCGCGAGAATGGCTTCCCAGAGTTGTACAAACCTGCAGGCGAGGCCTTTGAAGCCTGTTCTGAAGGCCGACTGCTACAATTGAGTCCATGGGATTATCACATGCAACGGAAAACCATCTCGCGTGAACAGTGTCTTATGCTCAACCGACTAGCAGAAGAAATTGCCAATACACCTAACTTCCCATGTTGCGAGGCACAACTTGGGCAATTGAGCGGAACAACTTAGGAAGATGAAATAACGGGCGCTCGAAGTGATTCGGGCGCCCTTAGTTATACGAAGATGTAGCAGAGGGATTCGTAGATGATGACGAGGAAGAAGTAGAGGACCAGGAAGGGAAGGGATTGAGATAGTCCGTATCTTATTGACTCGTAGATGTCGGTAACGGAAGTGAACGTGCGCGACAGGAGACCGTAGCAGACGGAGGTGTTGATGGTGATCAGGGCTACCAAGGGCACCAGGGCACGACTGAAGGGCGAGGGCCAAAGGGAACCGGTGGCAGAGAGCAGCACGGCCTGAGGGGTGGACACCAGGAGCACCACAACCAATATCTGAAGGGCGAAGATAACAGCTGAGAGGCGCAGGGCAAACTTACGATGGAAGGAGGCCTGAGAGGGGCGGAAGAGACAGCTATGCCACACACAGCCGCCAGCCATTGCGATGAGCAACAGCCAGATGAGCTGGGGTTTGAGCAGCATCTGGGTGAACTGGCCTATGAACCAACGGATGCCCTCGCTGGAAAGCAGGGTGCGCACGCCCTCGGTCTGCGTGGCTGAGAGCAACCACGACAGCAGCACTAGCAACAGCTCTGAGAGCAGGAGCAGAAGGAGGAATCGGCCAAAGAGTCTCTTCATAAATGAAGGAATTCTAAATTGTAAATTCAAAATTCTAATCTTCGTCGGCCTCGAGGTTATCGATATCAATGATACGGAGCTCAAGGGCACGAACAACGAGACGGGTGGCATTGACGCCGTGACCATCGGGGAAGAGCTTTTGTATGAGCTCGTTCTGGCGCTTCTCCAGACTCTTCACGCCAAAGGGCATTCCGCGCAGCTGGGCAATCTGGTCTTTGGTATAGCCCAAGGCCAAGTGGCGAAGCATACGCTCGTCGTACTCGTCGATCTCGTAGTTGACCATTGCCTCCTGCTTCATCAGTTCTGAGCCTACGCTACGCTTGAAGCGCTCTACGATTTTCTGAAGGATGGGCTGATTGAACACCAGTTGCTTGCCATTCATCACGGCCATCACATCATTACGCGTGAGGAGCTCGCCAGTCTTCAGAATGATACCGTCGGCACCTGCATCGAGCACATCGACCCACAGCTTCTCGTTGAGAATCTCGCCAGTGAAAATCAGCACGCGCACCTGCGGATGCATCTCCTTGGTCTGACGACAGAGCTCCACGCCAACGGTGGTGGAGCCGCCTAGTCCGAGGTCGAGCAGCACGAGGTCGGGCACCTGCTGTTTGATTAAGCGCCAATAGGCGGCCTCATTCTCGGCAGTACCGATAATCTCGGCTTCGGGTATGTCGTTCTTCACAATACCTACGGTACCCTTCAGTTCCAGGGGTACGTCTTCTACGATGATGACTTTGAAGTTTTCCATATTCTGGGAAGTATTATTAATATCTTAATTTGTTGGTTTTCGCATCGTTCCGCGCGTATGCCGCAAGCGTGGCGATTAGTGACCTCGGCGTGGAGGCGCACTATTTCGCGACAGATGAGGAACGGGATGTTGGCTTCGCTCTGAGGCATGAAGAGCCTGCCCATTTGCTCGTCGGTGAGCTGCAGGGCGGGCATAGGCACTACGGCTTTCACGTAATGCTCATCCACAGGCGTCCACTCCACGCCGAGCGTCTTCTCGCCCGACTGTTTCCGCAGTATTTCAAACAGATAGTCAATGAAGACGGCATCGCCCAGCACCTCGTGGTCCAGTGCCTTCAGGTGCATCTTGGAATAGTCGAGCTGTCGCATGGCCTGCTGGCTCAGTATGCCGTAGAGCTCGCGGTAATAGGCGGTGACCTCTATGAGCGAGGCATTATCGTCGGCATCGAGCAGCTGCTGAATACGGCTGGGATAGTACATCGTCTCGTGCTTCAGGGTGGAAAGGGTATTGTCGAGCACGGCATTGCTGATATGGAGCTTGCCCTCTTCTATCTGCAGGCGCACCACATCGTCGGCCATCAGTTCCAGTTGCGAGCGTCGCTGCTGCATGAGGCTGTAGCGCCTGTTGTGGAGGAGCATCAGTTGCCACACCACCACAATGATGATAGCCAGGAAGAGGAAGACGAGCAGGATGATGGCCACCTGCTTATTGGTCTGCGACTGCTGCATGGTGCGGCAATAGGAGTCGAGGGAAGAGTCGGCAGAGAGTTCCTTGAACAGCTGGGTGTAGATGCGGTTGTTATATTCGTAGAGCTGCCATTCATGCAGGGCCAGCGCAGCTACTGCACATTCGTTACGCATATCGAGCAGCACCTGATAGTCAATGGAAATGCTATCGTGAAGCCACAGGATTTCAGGCGGCGTGGTAGAGAGGTCGCCAATAGCCAAGAGGGTGTCAGCAGAGGGCTTGCCCAGACTGCGGTAATAGCTGTTCAGGCATTGACGGCAGGAGTCGGCATAGGCCAGCGTGCGCTGGAAGTCGCCCTTGATATTCAGATAATAAGTGGAGTCGGCATAGACAGCAGCCTGAGTGAGGGAAGCGTTCTGAGCGAAGGCTGTGCCAGCCATAGACATGAGTCCCAGCAGAAGCACCGAGAGCTTCTTGGGCAAGCGGAAATAGAAGCGACTGCCCTGCCCCACCTCACTCTCAGCGGCGATGAGGCAAACGGAGAAGAGCTGACTGAGTTTGCGATATTTCTCGATGATGCCCTTGCAGTTGATTAGTCCGAAGCCGTGACCCTTGTCGGTGGTGCGACGATCGCTATCGATGATGACCTTATGATCGAAGACGTGAGCCAGCTGCTCTTCGTCCATTCCCTGACCAGTATCGGCAACGGAAATCTCCACATAACGGTCGGCATCGGTGGCGCTGACAGACACCGTTCCACCCTGAGGCGTGAACTTGCGGGCATTGTCGGCCAGCGTGTTGAGCATGAACAGCGTCAGCGCTTTGTCGGCCTTCACCATAAGGGTTGTAGGCTTGATGTCGAGGGTGATGCCCTTCAGGTTAAAGCTCCTGCTGCCCCTGGCCAGCACGTCGAAGAGTTCCTGCAAGGGGAAGGTCTCGATATGAACGCTGAGTTCGCCCTTGCGCAACTGTATCCAATGGGTCAGGATGTCGTTCTGAAGATTCACATTGTCTGTAAGCTCGCGGATATATTCTATGCGCTCGTCGCGATTCTGGGCGTCGGTCTGCAGGCATTTCTCCTCGTGAATCATGCGGTCTATGAAGGGGGTGATGCCATTCACAAGCGAAATCTTGGCCAACTGTTCTACATAGAGTCGCTTGCCCTGATTGATGTGCAGATTAGAGAGTTCCAGTTGTTCTGTAAGCTCTTCTTCACGTTCATCGAGGGCTTCGTCGCGTTCATTATTCAGTGTCTTCTTCCGATAAAAATAGAAGATGAGCAGGACGACGATAAACAGCACAACGGTGATAGCAACGGCTATCAACAGGAAGTTCAACTGGGAAAGGGAATGTTCCAACTGATTGGCACGTGCTTCGAGCCACTGGTCCTGACGGGTGCGCTCCTGAAGGTCTAGATAGGCATTGCGGTTGAAGTCGCTCGAGGCTTTATCGTCAATAGCGGAATAAGCCACGCAAAGCTGCTCGCGGATACTGGCCACGAGGTCGGGGGCCTGATAAATCAGCGTATCACTCAAGGCCAGTTCCAGATTGAAGAGGGCACCATCGTAATCATCCTGACGCATACAGCAGGTGGCCAACGTACGATAGGCACCTGCTATCTGATAGGTGTCGCCATACTCCATGAAAATAGCCAATGCGTTATCGGCCAACCAAAGTGACAACAAGT containing:
- the uvrA gene encoding excinuclease ABC subunit UvrA → MAQTDHQGNIEVFGARVHNLKNIDVTIPRQSLTVITGLSGSGKSSLAFDTIFAEGQRRYIETFSAYARNFLGGMERPDVDKISGLSPVISIEQKTTNKNPRSTVGTTTEIYDYLRLLFARAGKAYSYMTGEPMVKYTEERVLEMIQSDYSGHKIFILAPLVRSRKGHYRELFEAMRRKGYLTMRVDGEIVEIRQGMKVDRYKNHDIEVVIDKLKVEGESERLKKSVQTAMKQGEGLIMILDKDTDQLKHFSKRLMCPTSGIAYSDPAPNNFSFNSPQGACPRCKGLGIINEIDLEKVIPNKKQNIYEGGIIPLGKHKNQLIFWQIDAILKKYEFNIKTPIEEISDEAMNEILYGSLEDVRIDKEVVHTSSDYFVAYDGIIKYLRDTMENDDSAAGQKWSDQFLAECECPECHGQRLNREALSYRIWDKNISELASMDIAELREWLEEAENHLDNQQRQIATEILKEIRTRLDFLLEVGLDYLALNRQSASLSGGESQRIRLATQIGSQLVNVLYILDEPSIGLHQRDNERLIRSLKELRDLGNTVIVVEHDKDMMLAADYIIDIGPKAGRKGGEVVFQGTPKELLKTNTLTAQYLNGSVSHDLVTTDKTERRKGNGESLVIRGASGNNLKHVDVRFPLGCLIVVTGVSGSGKSTLINETLQPILSQHFYRSLKKPMPYDSIEGIEHIDKVVNVDQSPLGRTPRSNPATYTGVFSDIRSLFVNLPEAKIRGYKPGRFSFNVKGGRCETCGGNGYKTIEMNFLPDIQVPCEECHGKRYNRETLEVRYKGKSIADVLDMTINQAVEFFENVPDILRKIKTIQDVGLGYIKLGQPSTTLSGGESQRVKLATELSKRDTGKTLYILDEPTTGLHFEDIRILMQVIHKLVDRGNTVIIIEHNLDVIRQADHIIDMGPEGGRKGGEVLSEGTPEQVARSKKGFTPKFLKEELQNS
- a CDS encoding AbgT family transporter; its protein translation is MKRLFGRFLLLLLLSELLLVLLSWLLSATQTEGVRTLLSSEGIRWFIGQFTQMLLKPQLIWLLLIAMAGGCVWHSCLFRPSQASFHRKFALRLSAVIFALQILVVVLLVSTPQAVLLSATGSLWPSPFSRALVPLVALITINTSVCYGLLSRTFTSVTDIYESIRYGLSQSLPFLVLYFFLVIIYESLCYIFV
- a CDS encoding DUF5932 domain-containing protein, coding for MENFKVIIVEDVPLELKGTVGIVKNDIPEAEIIGTAENEAAYWRLIKQQVPDLVLLDLGLGGSTTVGVELCRQTKEMHPQVRVLIFTGEILNEKLWVDVLDAGADGIILKTGELLTRNDVMAVMNGKQLVFNQPILQKIVERFKRSVGSELMKQEAMVNYEIDEYDERMLRHLALGYTKDQIAQLRGMPFGVKSLEKRQNELIQKLFPDGHGVNATRLVVRALELRIIDIDNLEADED
- a CDS encoding DUF5112 domain-containing protein, which encodes MDKLNSLSYAYHFRQIDSAEYYAQQAFILAQQEGYADGQAEALNHKAFVDIVKMHYPDARQHLDSLLLFTDNYLERFVAHVQQMRLCQRQSLNREFYDCREQAQRALERINEERNYLSDRQLKRLLYAETEFAIVNSTYYYYVGLERQSVEAMQSIRSDVEADTVQYLNYLYNVGAGGIITQGTQRDINQQEFDHLMRCFLLARQVNCPYFAANSLEALAEHLSVEEYREQLIADNQPAMKFINPEGISDDLLSLWLADNALAIFMEYGDTYQIAGAYRTLATCCMRQDDYDGALFNLELALSDTLIYQAPDLVASIREQLCVAYSAIDDKASSDFNRNAYLDLQERTRQDQWLEARANQLEHSLSQLNFLLIAVAITVVLFIVVLLIFYFYRKKTLNNERDEALDEREEELTEQLELSNLHINQGKRLYVEQLAKISLVNGITPFIDRMIHEEKCLQTDAQNRDERIEYIRELTDNVNLQNDILTHWIQLRKGELSVHIETFPLQELFDVLARGSRSFNLKGITLDIKPTTLMVKADKALTLFMLNTLADNARKFTPQGGTVSVSATDADRYVEISVADTGQGMDEEQLAHVFDHKVIIDSDRRTTDKGHGFGLINCKGIIEKYRKLSQLFSVCLIAAESEVGQGSRFYFRLPKKLSVLLLGLMSMAGTAFAQNASLTQAAVYADSTYYLNIKGDFQRTLAYADSCRQCLNSYYRSLGKPSADTLLAIGDLSTTPPEILWLHDSISIDYQVLLDMRNECAVAALALHEWQLYEYNNRIYTQLFKELSADSSLDSYCRTMQQSQTNKQVAIILLVFLFLAIIIVVVWQLMLLHNRRYSLMQQRRSQLELMADDVVRLQIEEGKLHISNAVLDNTLSTLKHETMYYPSRIQQLLDADDNASLIEVTAYYRELYGILSQQAMRQLDYSKMHLKALDHEVLGDAVFIDYLFEILRKQSGEKTLGVEWTPVDEHYVKAVVPMPALQLTDEQMGRLFMPQSEANIPFLICREIVRLHAEVTNRHACGIRAERCENQQIKILIILPRIWKTSKSSS